A portion of the Salminus brasiliensis chromosome 11, fSalBra1.hap2, whole genome shotgun sequence genome contains these proteins:
- the LOC140565585 gene encoding olfactory receptor 6E1-like has translation MAKNVSRNIITEFVITGFDTLEKPVVVGIIILTVYILVMIANLANICFIIFDRRLHQPMYLFICNLAIVDMLYCTSSCPTMIGVLIVGYKTISYVPCFVQMFAFGLGFVMELFTISVMAFDRLVAIINPLRYHSVLTNFRSVLLTFLLWILGSAAMAIVPGTVLPLPFCYSTLKYVFCDYAAVVRATCVDPNPYFNLMTGLTFILLFGTFSFICVSYIKIVIVVVNMDSKGSKKKVFNTCFSHLIVIVCYYVPTFILVVVTRIGLNLTLEERHGLRVGTILGPSLVNPFVYCFRTKEIRNKILRVLSKVEPEK, from the coding sequence ATGGCTAAAAATGTTTCTAGAAACATTATCACTGAATTTGTTATCACAGGATTTGACACTTTAGAAAAGCCAGTAGTTGTTGGTATTATTATACTTACCGTATACATTCTTGTAATGATTGCTAACCTTGCAAATATATGTTTCATTATTTTTGATAGACGTTTGCACCAGCCAATGTACCTTTTCATTTGCAATTTAGCAATTGTAGACATGCTCTACTGTACAAGTTCATGTCCAACTATGATAGGTGTTCTTATAGTTGGCTATAAAACCATCTCTTATGTACCATgttttgttcaaatgtttgcTTTTGGTTTAGGCTTTGTGATGGAGCTGTTTACTATTTCTGTCATGGCGTTTGACCGCTTAGTTGCCATTATCAACCCCCTTCGGTACCATTCAGTTCTGACCAATTTCCGCTCTGTTTTGCTCACTTTCTTGCTTTGGATTCTGGGCTCTGCTGCTATGGCCATTGTGCCTGGAACTGTTCTTCCTCTACCATTTTGTTATTCAACTCTGAAGTATGTTTTTTGTGATTATGCAGCTGTTGTCAGGGCAACATGTGTGGATCCAAATCCATATTTTAATTTGATGACAGGTTTAACCTTCATCTTGCTGTTTGGCACATTCAGCTTCATCTGTGTGTCTTATATTAAAATAGTCATCGTTGTTGTCAACATGGACTCAAAGGGCAGCAAGAAGAAAGTGTTTAATACATGCTTTAGTCACCTAATAGTCATAGTCTGCTATTATGTACCCACATTCATACTTGTAGTTGTGACAAGGATAGGGTTAAATTTAACACTGGAAGAACGTCATGGTTTGAGAGTTGGAACAATTCTCGGTCCTTCTTTAGTAAATCCTTTTGTATATTGCTTTAGAACAAAGGAAAtcagaaataaaatattgagAGTTCTGTCAAAAGTTGAACCTGAAAAATGA
- the LOC140565682 gene encoding olfactory receptor 1M1-like, protein MLIQNISSQAITEFVFGGFDTVQQPLSVGVVLLIIYILAMTANTANVYFIVMDKRLHQPMYLFICNLAIVDIIYCTSACPTMIGILVVGYKTISYVPCIIQMFIFHLSGLMEMLAISIMAFDRFVAISSPLWYHSILTNIRCVLIIIALWLAGSAITAMLPATVVPLQVCYSTVKYMFCDYATVTRATCVDPEPYFNQVSILTSVLCFTTFGFICMSYLKIIIVVVGMSSRSDKKKAFNTCVSHLIVIICYYAPTFMRIVLTRIGLVLTMAERNGLMIGSILGPSLINPFIYCFRTKEIRNKIFKIVKRDK, encoded by the coding sequence ATGTTGATTCAAAATATTTCAAGTCAAGCCatcactgaatttgtctttggAGGATTTGATACAGTGCAACAACCCCTGTCTGTTGGTGTTGTACTGCTGATCATTTACATTCTTGCCATGACTGCTAACACTGCAAATGTGTATTTCATTGTCATGGATAAGCGTTTGCACCAGCCAATGTACctgtttatttgtaatttagcCATTGTAGACATAATCTACTGTACAAGTGCATGCCCAACTATGATAGGTATTCTTGTAGTTGGCTATAAAACCATATCCTATGTACCTTGCATTATACAGATGTTTATTTTCCATTTAAGTGGGTTGATGGAAATGCTTGCTATTAGTATAATGGCATTTGACCGATTTGTTGCTATAAGCAGTCCTTTATGGTACCATTCCATTCTGACAAATATCCGTTGTGTTCTGATCATTATTGCACTTTGGTTGGCGGGTTCTGCAATTACAGCTATGCTGCCTGCTACTGTTGTCCCTTTACAGGTTTGTTACTCAACTGTGAAGTACATGTTTTGTGACTATGCAACTGTTACCCGAGCAACTTGTGTCGATCCTGAACCATATTTCAACCAGGTGTCCATTTTAACATCTGTTCTTTGTTTTACAACGTTTGGTTTCATCTGTATGTCCTATCTAAAGataattattgttgttgtgggAATGTCCTCAAGaagtgacaagaaaaaagcaTTCAATACCTGTGTTAGTCATTTGATAGTCATAATTTGTTACTATGCACCCACATTTATGCGAATAGTCCTGACCAGGATAGGCTTAGTTTTAACTATGGCGGAACGAAATGGGTTGATGATTGGATCAATTCTTGGACCTTCTTTAATCAATccttttatttactgtttcagAACCAAGGAGatcagaaataaaatatttaaaattgtCAAAAGAGATAAATGA
- the LOC140565684 gene encoding olfactory receptor 2AT4-like, whose amino-acid sequence MLIQNISRQAITEFVFGGFDTVQQPLSVGVVLLIMYILAMNANAANVYFIVVDKRLHQPMYLFIYNLAIVDIVYCTSACPTMIGILVVGYKIISYVPWIMQMFIFHLSGLMEMLAISIMAFDRFVAISSPLWYHSILTNIRCVLIIIALWLAGSAITAIMPATVVPLQVCYSTVKYMFCDYATVTQATCVDPEPYFNQGSILTSVLCFTTFGFIYLSYLKIIIVVVGMSSRSDKKKAFNTCVSHLIVIICYYAPTFMRIVLTRIGLVLTLAERNGLMIGSILGPSLINPFIYCFRTKEIRNKIFKIVKRGK is encoded by the coding sequence ATGTTGATTCAAAATATTTCAAGACAAGCCatcactgaatttgtctttggAGGATTTGATACAGTGCAACAACCCCTGTCTGTTGGTGTTGTACTACTGATCATGTACATTCTTGCCATGAATGCTAACGCTGCAAATGTGTATTTCATTGTCGTGGATAAGCGTTTGCACCAGCCAATGTAcctgtttatttataatttagcCATTGTAGACATAGTTTACTGTACAAGTGCATGCCCAACTATGATAGGTATTCTTGTAGTTGGCTATAAAATCATATCCTATGTACCTTGGATTATGCAGATGTTTATTTTCCATTTAAGTGGGCTGATGGAAATGCTTGCTATTAGTATAATGGCATTTGACCGATTTGTTGCTATAAGCAGTCCTTTATGGTACCATTCCATTCTGACAAATATCCGTTGTGTTCTGATCATTATTGCACTTTGGTTGGCGGGTTCTGCAATTACAGCTATAATGCCTGCAACTGTTGTCCCTTTACAAGTTTGTTACTCAACTGTGAAGTACATGTTTTGTGACTATGCAACTGTTACCCAAGCAACTTGTGTTGATCCTGAACCATATTTTAACCAGGGGTCCATTTTAACATCTGTTCTTTGTTTTACAACATTTGGTTTCATCTATCTGTCCTATCTAAAGataattattgttgttgtgggAATGTCCTCAAGaagtgacaagaaaaaagcaTTCAATACCTGTGTTAGTCATTTGATAGTCATAATTTGTTACTATGCACCCACATTTATGCGAATAGTCCTGACCAGGATAGGCTTAGTTTTAACTTTGGCAGAACGAAATGGGTTGATGATTGGGTCAATTCTTGGACCTTCTTTAATCAACCCTTTCATTTACTGTTTCAGAACCAAGGAGatcagaaataaaatatttaaaattgtCAAAAGAGGTAAATGA
- the LOC140565681 gene encoding olfactory receptor 10G4-like, translating to MSQNVTRKSITEFVITGFDTFERPLAVGIVILVVYMLVMLANLTNICFIMLDKCLHQPMYLFICNLAVVDMLYCTSSCPTIISVLVVGNKNISFGSCIFQMFVFGLSFVMELFTISVMAFDRLIAIVNPLRYHSILTNFRSILLSFLLWILGSASIAVVPGTVLPLPFCYSTLKFMFCDYGSVVRATCVDPNPYFDLMSVLTSFILFGTFGFICATYVRIVCVVIRLSSKGSKKKMLNTCFSHLIVVVCCYAPSFIMFVFTRIGVVLTLEERHGLRLGTILGPSLVNPFIYCFRTKEIRHKLLGMLSKLIQ from the coding sequence ATGTCACAGAATGTtacaagaaaatcaataacaGAATTTGTTATTACAGGTTTTGACACTTTTGAAAGACCACTGGCTGTTGGTATTGTTATACTTGTGGTATACATGCTTGTTATGTTGGCTAACTTGACAAACATATGCTTCATTATGTTGGACAAATGTTTGCACCAGCCTATGTATCTTTTTATCTGCAATTTGGCTGTTGTAGACATGCTCTACTGTACAAGTTCATGTCCAACTATAATAAGTGTCCTTGTAGTtggaaataaaaacatttctttTGGATCTTGCATTTTTCAgatgtttgtttttggtttaaGCTTTGTGATGGAGCTGTTTACTATTTCTGTCATGGCATTTGACCGTTTAATTGCTATAGTTAACCCACTTCGCTATCATTCAATTCTAACAAATTTCCGGTCTATTCTACTCAGTTTCTTGCTTTGGATTCTTGGCTCTGCCTCTATTGCCGTTGTGCCTGGAACTGTTCTTCCGCTACCATTTTGTTACTCAACTCTGAAATTCATGTTTTGTGATTATGGATCTGTTGTCAGAGCAACCTGTGTTGATCCAAATCCATATTTTGACTTGATGTCAGTTCTAACCTCTTTTATACTTTTTGGAACATTTGGGTTTATCTGTGCAACATATGTTAGGATTGTATGTGTTGTTATCAGATTGTCCTCAAAAGGCAGcaagaaaaaaatgttaaacacCTGCTTTAGTCATTTGATAGTAGTAGTCTGCTGTTATGCCCCTTCATTCATAATGTTTGTTTTCACAAGAATAGGTGTAGTTTTGACATTGGAGGAAAGACATGGTTTAAGACTTGGGACAATTCTTGGCCCTTCTTTAGTGAATCCTTTCATTTACTGTTTTAGAACCAAAGAGATCAGACATAAACTATTGGGAATGTTATCCAAGTTGATTCAGTAG
- the LOC140565680 gene encoding olfactory receptor 10G4-like, with amino-acid sequence MSQNVTRKSITEFVITGFDTFERPLAVGIVILVVYMLVMLANLTNISFIMLDKCLHQPMYLFICNLAVVDMLYCTSSCPTIISVLVVGNKTISYGFCILQMFAFGLGFVMELFTISVMAFDRLIAIVNPLRYHSILTNFRSILLSFLLWILGSAAMAVVPITVLPLPFCYSTLKFMFCDYGSVVRATCVDPNPYFDLMSVLTSFILFGTFGFICATYARIVCVVIRLSSKGSKKKMLNTCFSHLIVVVCYYVPSFIIFVLTRVGVVLALEERHGLRLGAILGPSLVNPFIYCFRTKEIRHKLLGMLSKLI; translated from the coding sequence ATGTCACAGAATGTtacaagaaaatcaataacaGAATTTGTTATTACAGGTTTTGACACTTTTGAAAGACCACTGGCTGTTGGTATTGTTATACTTGTGGTATACATGCTTGTTATGTTGGCTAACTTGACAAACATAAGCTTCATTATGTTGGACAAATGTTTGCACCAGCCTATGTATCTTTTTATCTGCAATTTGGCTGTTGTAGACATGCTCTACTGTACAAGTTCATGTCCAACTATAATAAGTGTCCTTGTAGTTGGAAATAAAACCATATCCTATGGATTTTGCATTCTTCAGATGTTTGCATTTGGTTTAGGCTTTGTAATGGAGCTGTTTACTATTTCTGTCATGGCATTTGACCGTTTAATTGCTATAGTTAACCCACTTCGCTATCATTCAATTCTAACAAATTTCCGGTCTATTCTACTCAGTTTCTTGCTTTGGATTCTTGGCTCTGCTGCTATGGCAGTTGTGCCTATAACTGTTCTTCCGCTACCATTTTGTTACTCAACTCTGAAATTCATGTTTTGTGATTATGGATCTGTTGTCAGAGCAACCTGTGTTGATCCAAATCCATATTTTGACTTGATGTCAGTTCTAACCTCTTTTATACTTTTTGGAACATTTGGGTTTATCTGTGCAACATATGCTAGGATTGTATGTGTTGTTATCAGATTGTCCTCAAAAGGCAGcaagaaaaaaatgttaaacacCTGCTTTAGTCACTTGATAGTAGTAGTCTGCTATTATGTCCCTTCATTCATAATATTTGTTCTCACAAGAGTAGGTGTAGTTTTGGCATTGGAGGAAAGACATGGTTTAAGACTTGGGGCTATTCTTGGCCCTTCTTTAGTGAATCCTTTCATTTACTGTTTTAGAACAAAAGAGATCAGACATAAACTATTGGGAATGTTATCCAAGTTGATCTAG
- the LOC140565171 gene encoding olfactory receptor 52E8-like: MSVVNSSLLKNLSFVRPEYFFISGFSGTSLLKYYFVGLVFIYIIAVFGNSFVIIMIISDRSLHIPKYLGIFNLALADIGETNALIPNLIKTFLFDSQYISYDACLANMFFVFFFSGVQSLTLVVLAYDRFIAICLPLRYHAIVNNSAMSVVLIAMWSFITVMIGTMVGLITRLSFCKTNMVKSYFCDHGPVYTIACNDNTINSGMAKLCTTLFIYAHLIAITLSYLGIFLALSKITTWAGRLKALKTCVSHLLVVGVFFLPVISTYIAALTFTLDPNTRIISTSLSSAIPPMLNPIIYVLNTNEFKVFILKVIKKRSNVRPQVLAK; the protein is encoded by the coding sequence ATGAGTGTAGTTAATTCTAGTTTGTTGAAAAATCTGTCATTTGTGCGCCCTGAGTACTTTTTCATCAGTGGATTTTCTGGAACATCTCTTTTGAAATACTACTTTGTTGGcttagtttttatttatatcattGCTGTGTTTGGGAACTCATTTGTAATCATCATGATAATATCTGACCGAAGTCTGCACATTCCTAAATACTTAGGAATCTTTAATTTAGCTTTAGCAGATATTGGTGAAACAAACGCACTGATTCCTAACCTGATTAAGACCTTTCTTTTTGATTCACAGTACATTTCCTATGACGCCTGTTTGGCCaacatgttttttgtgtttttcttcagtGGTGTTCAGTCTTTAACTCTTGTTGTTCTGGCGTATGATCGCTTTATTGCCATTTGCTTACCATTAAGATACCATGCAATTGTGAATAACTCTGCCATGTCTGTAGTTTTAATAGCGATGTGGTCATTTATAACTGTAATGATTGGCACAATGGTAGGTTTGATCACCCGACTTTCCTTCTGTAAAACCAACATGGTAAAAAGCTATTTTTGTGACCATGGACCAGTTTACACAATTGCTTGTAATGACAACACTATAAATTCAGGTATGGCAAAACTTTGCACAACACTTTTTATCTATGCACATTTGATTGCCATAACTCTGTCATATTTAGGTATTTTTCTTGCTTTAAGTAAGATTACAACCTGGGCTGGACGACTTAAAGCACTGAAGACCTGTGTCTCTCATCTGCTAGTAGTGGGAGTGTTTTTTCTTCCCGTAATAAGTACATATATTGCTGCCTTAACTTTCACCCTTGATCCCAATACCAGGATCATTAGTACTTCACTATCAAGTGCCATTCCACCCATGCTAAATCCCATAATTTATGTCCTAAACACAAATGAATTCAAAGTTTTCATTTTGAAAGTAATCAAAAAGAGATCCAATGTGAGGCCCCAGGTATTAGCAAAGTGA
- the LOC140565683 gene encoding olfactory receptor 1M1-like: MLIQNISRQAITEFVFGGFDTVQQPLSVGVVLLIIYILAMTANTANVYFIVMDKRLHQPMYLFICNLAIVDIIYCTSACPTMIGILVVGYKTISYVPCIIQMFIFHLSGLMEMLAISIMAFDRFVAISSPLRYHSILTNIRCVLIIIALWLAGSAITAMLPATVVPLQVCYSTVKYMFCDYATVTRATCVDPEPYFNQMSILTSVLCFTTFGFICMSYLKIIIVVVGMSLRSDKKKAFNTCVSHLIVIICYYAPTVMRIVLTRTGLVLTVAERNGLMIGPILGPSLINPFIYCFRTKEIRNKIFNIVKRDK, translated from the coding sequence ATGTTGATTCAAAATATTTCAAGACAAGCCatcactgaatttgtctttggAGGATTTGATACAGTGCAACAACCCCTGTCTGTTGGTGTTGTACTGCTGATCATTTACATTCTTGCCATGACTGCTAACACTGCAAATGTGTATTTCATTGTCATGGATAAGCGTTTGCACCAGCCAATGTACctgtttatttgtaatttagcCATTGTAGACATAATCTACTGTACAAGTGCATGCCCAACTATGATAGGTATTCTTGTAGTTGGCTATAAAACCATATCCTATGTACCTTGCATTATACAGATGTTTATTTTCCATTTAAGTGGGCTGATGGAAATGCTTGCTATTAGTATAATGGCATTTGACCGATTTGTTGCTATAAGCAGTCCTTTACGGTACCATTCGATTCTGACAAATATCCGTTGTGTTCTGATCATTATTGCACTTTGGTTGGCGGGTTCTGCAATTACAGCTATGCTGCCTGCTACTGTTGTCCCTTTACAGGTTTGTTACTCAACTGTGAAGTACATGTTTTGTGACTATGCAACTGTTACCCGAGCAACTTGTGTCGATCCTGAACCATATTTTAACCAGATGTCCATTTTAACATCTGTTCTTTGTTTTACAACGTTTGGTTTCATCTGTATGTCCTATCTAAAGataattattgttgttgtgggAATGTCCTTAAGaagtgacaagaaaaaagcaTTCAATACCTGTGTTAGTCATTTGATAGTCATAATTTGTTACTATGCACCCACAGTTATGCGAATAGTCCTGACCAGGACAGGTTTAGTTTTAACTGTGGCAGAACGAAATGGGTTGATGATTGGGCCAATTCTTGGACCTTCTTTAATCAATccttttatttactgtttcagAACCAAGGAGatcagaaataaaatatttaacattGTCAAAAGAGATAAATGA
- the LOC140565575 gene encoding olfactory receptor 6F1-like, translating into MSQNVTRKSITEFVITGFDTFERPLAVGIVILVVYMLVMLANLTNICFIMLDKRLHQPMYLFICNLAVVDMLYCTSSCPTIISVLVVGYKTISYGSCILQMFVFGLGFVMELFTISAMAFDRLIAIVNPLRYHSILTNFRSILLSFLLWILGSATMAVVPGTVLPLPFCYSTLKFMFCDYGSVIRATCVDPNPYFDLMSVITSFILFGTFGFICATYIKIVSVVIKMSSKGSKKKMFNTCFSHLIVVVCYYAPSFIITVLTRIGIVLTLEERHGLRLGTILGPSLVNPFIYCFRTKEIRNRLLGVLPKVDPVT; encoded by the coding sequence ATGTCACAGAATGTtacaagaaaatcaataacaGAATTTGTTATTACAGGTTTTGACACTTTTGAAAGACCACTGGCTGTTGGTATTGTTATACTTGTGGTATACATGCTTGTTATGTTGGCTAACTTGACAAACATATGCTTCATTATGTTGGACAAACGTTTGCATCAGCCTATGTATCTTTTTATCTGCAATTTGGCTGTTGTAGACATGCTCTACTGTACAAGTTCATGTCCAACTATAATAAGTGTCCTTGTAGTTGGCTATAAAACTATATCCTATGGATCTTGCATTCTTCAgatgtttgtttttggtttagGCTTTGTGATGGAGCTGTTTACTATTTCTGCCATGGCATTTGACCGTTTAATTGCTATAGTTAACCCACTTCGCTATCATTCAATTCTAACAAATTTCCGGTCTATTCTACTCAGTTTCTTGCTTTGGATTCTTGGCTCTGCTACTATGGCAGTTGTGCCTGGAACTGTTCTTCCGCTACCATTTTGTTACTCAACTCTGAAATTCATGTTTTGTGATTATGGATCTGTTATCAGAGCAACCTGTGTTGATCCAAATCCATATTTTGACTTGATGTCAGTTATAACCTCTTTTATACTTTTTGGAACATTTGGGTTTATCTGTGCAACTTATATTAAGATTGTAAGtgttgttattaaaatgtcCTCAAAAGGCAGcaagaaaaaaatgtttaacaCCTGCTTTAGTCATTTGATAGTAGTAGTCTGCTATTATGCCCCTTCCTTCATAATAACTGTTCTCACAAGAATAGGTATAGTTTTGACATTGGAGGAAAGACATGGTTTAAGACTTGGGACAATTCTTGGCCCTTCTTTAGTGAATCCTTTCATTTACTGTTTTAGAACCAAAGAGATCAGAAACAGACTGTTGGGAGTGTTACCAAAAGTTGATCCAGTAACGTAA